The Deinococcus metalli region GGGACGTTGGTGGCGAGGACATACGCGCCCATGACGACCAGGAACACCCCGAAGCCGCGGCGCAGCGCCGGGCCGCTGACCCGCGTGCCGATCCGCGCGCCGAGGGCGCTGCCAAGGATGCCGATCACAGCGAAGGTGCCAATAAGTGCCCAGTGCAGGTGCGTCTCCCCGGCCAGGGCGTGCTTGAGGAAGCCGGTGGCGGAATTCAGGGTGATGATCACCAGGCTCGTCCCCACCGCGAGCTCGATGGGCAGGCCACCGAGGAAGACCAGCGCGGGGATGATCAGGAAGCCGCCCCCCACGCCGACCAGGCCGGTCAGTACACCCACGCCCAGTCCCTGCAGCGCCACGGGCAGGATGCCGGCCAGGCCGGATCTGGGCACCTCGGGCACCCGGCACGTCACCGGCGGCCGCAGCATGAAGATGGCGGCGAGCAGCATCACGACCGCGAAGATCGACAGCTGCACGACCCCCGGAACGAAGTGGCTGAGCGTGGTGCCCAGCGCAGTCCCGACCACGCCCGGCAGCCCGAACACCAGCACGCTGCGCCACGCGATCCGCCCGGCGCGCGCGTGGGGCAGCAGGCCGATCGCGCTGATCGCGCCGA contains the following coding sequences:
- a CDS encoding sulfite exporter TauE/SafE family protein, whose product is MIFAWLGAVLIGLSLGLLGSGGSILTVPVLVYLVGEPAKLAITESLAIVGAISAIGLLPHARAGRIAWRSVLVFGLPGVVGTALGTTLSHFVPGVVQLSIFAVVMLLAAIFMLRPPVTCRVPEVPRSGLAGILPVALQGLGVGVLTGLVGVGGGFLIIPALVFLGGLPIELAVGTSLVIITLNSATGFLKHALAGETHLHWALIGTFAVIGILGSALGARIGTRVSGPALRRGFGVFLVVMGAYVLATNVPRVLSPPLAAHASLPPAHDRP